DNA sequence from the Bacillus pumilus genome:
CGTGCTGGTTTCCATCTGATTGCATATGAGCATCAAGAACAAACCTTGTTTATTTTATTAAACACTAGAAAGAAAGAGGACTGGAAAGAGCGTGCAGAAAAGGCTGCAAACGACATCAAACAATTGTATGACCGGGAGCAGCCCCGAGGGGCCGAGATCAATTTTGGTATCGGGCAATATTGTGAAAAATTTCAGCACATGAGAAAAAGCTTTCAAGCAGCCAAAGAAGTGCTGCATTTAAAAAAAGTGATGCCTCATCGGGTGGAAAGTCCATTTTATCAAGATCTACATATGCTCCGTCTCATGCCTATGATGAAGGAAAGCGGTCTGCTTGAATGTATGGTGAAAGAGTATTTAGAGCCCGTGATTGTATACGATAATCAAAATAGCGGAAGACTCTATCAAACGCTAAATATCTTTTTACAGACAAACGGTTCTAAAAAAGAAACCGCAAGCCAGCTCTATATTGTTAGGCAAACCCTCTATCATAGACTGGATAAACTGCATGCCTTGCTCGGTGAGGATATGATGCAGGCGCCGAAACGACAGGCGCTTGAATTTGCGATTCTTGCCTATGAATTCCTGCAAGGAAATCGACGTTAGCAGAGTGTGCTCCATTTTGCCAAGTCATCAAGAAAAGTGTCTTATGCTGGTGTTCAATCAGTTGACGATCTGTCTAATGTAATCGGCCTGACCCCTTTTTTATAATGAAAGTAACGATTGGTAGTTTCATATGCCTCACGTTTCATCCATATAATGAATGGAGAGGCAATGTGCTGCTGAATTGGTCTAAGCTTCTTTAATGATGAAAACGGATACATGGGGGCGGGAAGATGAAAATACATGAGCAGGCTCAAAATCTTCAGGCAAAAGATGATCAGTTGATCTGGCATCATATGAAAGGAACAAACAAGGAAAATGAAAGTATGGTCATTCACGAGGCAGAAGGCGCATGGGTGACAGATATTCATGGAAATCGTTATTTAGACGGGATGTCAGGCCTTTGGTGTGTAAATGCCGGATATGGCCGGAAAGAGCTTGCAGAAGCGGCGTATAAGCAATTAAAGACAATGCCTTACTATCCGCTTACACAAAGCCACGTGCCGGCGATTCAGCTGGCTGAAAAGCTAAATGAGTGGCTTGGCGGGGACTATGTCATCTTCTTTTCTAACAGCGGCTCTGAAGCCAATGAAGCTGCATTTAAAATGGCCAAACAATATCATACGCAAAAAGGAGAAAGTACTAGGACAAAGTTTATCTCCCGGTACCGGTCGTATCACGGCAATACAGCAGCGGCTCTTGCCGCAACCGGTCAAGCGCAGCGTAAATATAAATATGAACCATTAGGTCAGGGCTTTATTCATGTCGCACCGCCTGATGTGTATCGTCATCCTGAGGATCAAGAGAATCTGGCAAGTGCTATGGCAATAGATCAGGCCATGACGTGGGAACTAAGTGAGACGATAGCTGGGGTCATTATGGAGCCAATCATTACGGGCGGAGGTATCCTAATGCCGCCAAAAGGGTATTTGAAGAAGGTCAAAGACATCTGTGAAGCCCATGGAGCGCTTCTCATTGTAGATGAAGTCATCTGCGGATTTGGCCGGACAGGGAAGCGGTTTGGTTTTATGCATGAGGAAGTAAAGCCGGATATTATCACCATGGCAAAAGGGATCACAAGCGGTTATTTACCGCTTTCTGCAACGTGCGTGAAACGAGAAATCTATGAAGCCTATGCAGGAGAAGATACGTATGACAGGCTGCGTCATGTGAATACATTTGGCGGTCACCCTGCTTCCTGTGCGGTGGCACTTGCCAACCTAGAGATTATGGAAAACGAGCAACTAGTGGAACGGTCCGATGCGCTCGGCCGGGATATGCTTGAACGTTTGCAAGAGTTAAAAGAACACCCATTTGTCGGAGATGTCAGAGGAAAAGGCTTGCTGTTTGGCATTGAACTTGTTCAGGATCAACAATCCAAAAAACCAGCTGAGCCACATGTCGTCGGTCAATTGATTGCTGAATGTAAAAAACGCGGACTGATCATCGGGAAAAATGGGGATACAGTGGCCGGCTATAATAACGTTGCCCAGCTTGCACCGCCGCTTAATATAACAGATGATGACGCCTCATTTATCATCAATACCTTAAAAGAAAGCATGGCACAGCTATAGCAGAGAGACTTCTCTGCTTTTTTTATGGAATAAAAGTTTGCTTTTCATCATTTTGAGCTAGTTATATGAAGATGATGTGAGATGAAATCGGTATTGGGTACACTAGGTGTATTGAAAAATAGAAGAGTTTCAATTACTGTTAGGAGAAGACTGATTCAATACACTTTTGAAGGAGACGGCTTATGAGTTTTCATGATCAACCCATTTTACCTGCTGTACGCAATATGAAGCAATTTGAGGAATTTTTAAAAAGTCCATTTACATATGGTGTTTTACTTGATGTTCACTTAGGCCGGCTTAAGGGCATCATGAATGAGGCAAATGCTCATCACAAAAAAATGTTTGTCCATGTCGATCTCATTCACGGGATTAAACATGATGAGTATGGAACGGAATTTATTTGTCAGGAAATGAAGCCAGCAGGAATTATTTCTACTAGGTCTTCTGTCATAGTAAAAGCCAAGCAAAAAAAGGTATATGCCATTCAGCGAATGTTTTTACTTGATACGAGTGCCATGGAAAAAAGCATGGAGTTCGTCGGGAAACATCGTCCAGATTTTATTGAAGTATTGCCGGGCGTCGTGCCAGATTTAATTACAGAAGTGCGCGAGCGAACTGGGATCCCGATTTTTGCAGGCGGATTTATCCGTACAAAAGAAGATGTAGAAAGAGCGCTTGAAGCAGGGGCTACAGCAGTGACGACCTCAAATACCACCCTTTGGAAAGCGTTCCAAAAGTGAAAAGATAAAATGTGAATATTTATTGACAACGTTTTCATCCTCTGATACTATAGCACTAAGTTAATATCATGTGATGGAGAAACGGAGATCCACAACAACGCTTTACTAGGTGACAAATGACCCTGATGTAAAGTATGTTTGTTGTGGATCTTTTTCTTTATCTTTTCTACACATTCATAGGGGATGGCAACTGAACCAGAGGAGGAATTTTTCATGACACCATTTTGGGGAGAAGTCGTAGGTACAATGCTGCTCATTATTTTTGGAGGCGGTGTGTGTGCGGCAGTTAATTTAAAGAAATCACTCGCATATCAATCCGGCTGGATTGTAATCGCTTTCGGGTGGGGATTTGCAGTAGCCATTGCAGCATATGCAACTGGTGGAATTAGTGGAGCTCATTTAAACCCTGCACTCACAATTGGGCTTGCGCTAGAAGGAAGTTTTCCTTGGGCTGATGTTCCAATGTATATTGTTGGTCAAATGCTTGGCGCATTAATAGGGGCTACTATTGTCTTTTTACATTACTTACCGCACTGGAAAGCAACAGATGATCCAGGTGCAAAGCTAGGCGTATTCTCAACTGGTCCTGCGATTCCGCATACTTTTGCAAACGTACTTAGTGAAGTCATCGGTACATTTGTATTGGTTCTAGGAATTTTAGCGATTGGTGCAAATAAATTTGCAGACGGAGTCAATCCGCTGATTGTTGGTTTCTTAATTGTTGCAATTGGTCTTTCTTTAGGTGGAACAACTGGTTATGCAATTAACCCTGCACGTGATTTAGGTCCGAGAATCGCACATGCGATCTTGCCGATTCCAGGGAAAGGCCCATCGAACTGGAAGTATGCTTGGGTGCCAGTCGTTGGTCCAATTTTAGGCGGCGCATTTGGCGGTGTTTTCTACAATGCAGCCTTTAAAGCGAACGTCACTCCAGCCTTTTGGATTGTAAGCGTTATTTTAGTTGTGGTATTGTTAGGACTCTATATCACTACGAAAAACCAAACAAATGCTGTAAATGAAAGTATGTAAGGGGAGGAAAACATCATGACAAAAGAAAAATATATTCTTGCACTAGATCAAGGGACAACAAGCACAAGAGCGATCTTATTTGATCAAGAAGGCAAAATTGCACATACAACTCAGAAGGAATTTAATCAATATTTTCCGAACCCAGGCTGGGTAGAACACAATGCAAATGAAATTTGGAGCTCTGTTCTATCTGTCATTTCAACTGCTTTAATTGAATCAGGAATTGAAGCAGACCAAATCGCTGGTATCGGAATTACGAACCAACGTGAGACAGCGGTTGTTTGGGATAAACATACAGGCGCACCTATTTACAATGCAATTGTTTGGCAGTCAAGACAAACATCTGGCATTTGTGAAGAGTTAAAAGAACAAGGACACAATGAAACGTTTAGAAATAAAACAGGTCTTCTTATTGATGCTTATTTCTCAGGTACAAAGGTAAAATGGATCTTAGACAATGTTGAAGGTGCCCGTGAGAAAGCAGAAAATGGCGACTTACTGTTTGGCACAATCGATACTTGGCTTATTTGGAAGATGACAGGCGGTAAATCACACGTCACAGATTACTCCAATGCGTCAAGAACATTAATGTTCAACATTTACGATCTGAAATGGGATGAAGAATTACTTGATATCCTTGGCGTACCGGCTTCTATGCTTCCAGAGGTGAAACCATCTTCACACATTTATGGTGAAACAACTGACTATCACTTCTTCGGCAGAAATATTCCGATTGCAGGAGCGGCGGGAGATCAGCAGGCTGCTTTATTCGGTCAGGCTTGCTTTGAAGAAGGAATGGCGAAGAACACATATGGTACAGGATGTTTCATGTTGATGAATACAGGGGAAAAAGCCATTAAGTCGGATCATGGTTTATTAACGACGATTGCATGGGGCATTGACGGCAAAGTTGAATATGCTTTAGAAGGAAGTATTTTCGTTGCTGGCTCAGCGATTCAATGGCTGCGTGATGGACTCAGAATGTTTAAAGACTCGAAAGACAGCGAAGCTTATGCAGAGCGCGTTGAGTCAACAGATGGCGTATACGTCGTTCCGGCATTCGTTGGTCTAGGCACACCATACTGGGATAGTGATGTCAGAGGCGCTGTATTCGGGTTAACACGCGGTACTTCTAAAGAGCACTTTGTCCGTGCAACGTTAGAATCACTTGCTTATCAAACGAAAGATGTGTTAGATGCGATGGAAAAGGATTCAAATATTTCATTAAAAACATTGCGTGTGGATGGCGGAGCTGTAAAGAATGATTTCTTAATGGGCTTCCAAAGTGATTTACTGGATGTGCCTGTAGAGCGTCCAGAAATTAATGAAACGACGGCACTCGGTGCGGCCTATCTTGCGGGAATAGCAGTTGGCTTCTGGAACGACCGTTCAGACATTGCAAAACAGTGGAACCTTGACAAGCGCTTTGAACCTAAGATGGAAGAAGGCAGCCGTGACTCGTTATATAGCGGGTGGAAAAAGGCTGTAAAAGCAGCTCAAGCTTTCAAATAAACCAAAAGTATGATATACTTCAATTAAGTTAATAGAACGGTTGGAGAACTGGAGAGACCGCAGGCACCGAAGTGTAGAAATACGCTTTGGGTGTTTGCGGTCTCTTTTTCTTTACCGTACAACATGGGAGGAACAAGAGATGACTTTTTCTAGCTTAGAAAGAGAACAAATGCTGCAGGAAATGACAAAAAAACCATATGATGTGTTTATCATTGGTGGGGGTATTACAGGCGCGGGTACAGCACTTGATGCGGCTTCACGCGGAATGCGCGTCGGTCTTGCAGAAATGCAGGATTTCGCAGCAGGTACATCTAGCCGCTCTACGAAACTAGTGCACGGTGGACTTCGTTATTTAAAACAATTTGAAGTAAAAATGGTCGCAGAGGTCGGTAAAGAGCGTGCCATTGTATACGAAAACGGTCCTCATGTAACAACACCAGAATGGATGCTTCTTCCGATGCATAAAGGCGGGACATTCGGTAAGTTTTCAACATCCATTGGGCTTAGAGTGTATGACTTTTTAGCTGGCGTCAAGCATAACGAACGCAGAAGCATGCTGAGCGCGAAGGAAACACTTGCAAAAGAACCGCTTGTGAAAAAGGACGGCTTAAAAGGCGGCGGCTACTATGTTGAATACCGTACGGACGATGCACGCCTCACAATCGAAGTCATGAAAGAGGCTGTGAAATTCGGAGCAGAAGCGGTCAACTATGCGAAAGTAAAAGAATTTATTTATGATAAAGGCAAAGTTGTCGGTGTTGTCATTGAAGATGTCATGACGCAGAAAACATACGATGTATATGCGAAGAAAATCGTCAATGCGACAGGTCCGTGGGTCGATCAACTAAGAGGCAAGGATCACTCAAAAGAAGGGAAGCACTTACAGCATACAAAAGGTATTCACTTAGTATTCGACCAATCAGTCTTCCCATTAAAACAAGCGATCTACTTTGACACACCTGATAAACGGATGGTCTTTGCGATTCCAAGAGAAGGCAAAACGTACGTTGGTACAACAGATACAGTGTACAAAAAGCAGCTGGAACATCCGCGTATGACAAAAGCAGATCGTGATTATGTCATCAATGCGATTCAATACATGTTCCCTGATCTCAATATTACAGAAAAAGATGTTGAATCTAACTGGGCTGGTCTTCGTCCACTCATTCATGAAGAGGGCAAAGACCCTTCAGAAATTTCTCGTAAGGATGAAGTATGGACATCATCTTCAGGCTTAATCACCATTGCTGGCGGTAAATTAACAGGCTACCGCAAAATGGCTGAGCATATTGTGAATCTTGTACGTGATGGACTAAAAGAAGAAACAGGCAAAGACTTTGGACCATGTAAAACAAAGCATATGCCAATTTCAGGCGGTCATGTAGGCGGATCTAAAAATATGGCTTCCTTTGTCCAAGCGAAAACAGCAGAAGGTGCATCTGTTGGTTTAACAGAACCGATTGCTCAAAAACTTGCCGAAAAATATGGCTCAAACGTCAGCAGTCTCTTCAAGCGTGTAGAGCAGCTTCAAGGTGAAGCAGACAAACGAAACATTCCAGCGTATGTACTCGCAGAACTTGTCTATGCAATCGAAGAAGAATTAGCTGTTACTCCTGTCGATTTCTTCTTAAGAAGAACAGGAAGCCTACTATTTAATATCAACTGGGCAAAAAAATATGCACAGCCAGTCGCTGATTATATGGCAGAGCGTTTTGGCTGGGATGAAGCAGTAAAACAGAAGCATCAAACAGAATTAGATCAACTATTCCATGAAGCAGTTGTACCGCTTGATGCTGAATAAAAGAAAAGCCGATCATGCATCGGCTTTTCAGCGTGTAGACAAACCCTCGCATTCTTTGTCAGGTCTGTGCGCCGGTGCTCACGAATGTCAAATTCGCTCCGCTCCGGTGCTCGTCCTTTCTAGACTTCAAGGGTTTTCAGACTACGCTGAAAGGAAGACAAAGAACTAAAATAAAGATCATTTTAGCCCTTTGTCAGCAATAAGTAAAAGCCGATCATGCATCGGCTTTTTTATTTGTTCAGCATTTTCTTCATCTCCCAATGATATAGCATGACATAAAGGATGATTCCATATAAAATAGCAGTAGAGGTTATTTTATTGATGATAAGAGCTGGGAGGACGACCATGAGTTGGAAGACGAATTATGAGCGATGGATCAATGAGAAGCACCTGGATACTGAGCTAAGGGAATGGCTGGAGGCACATCAAGATAATCAACAAGCACTTGAAGACTGTTTCTACAAAAACCTTGAGTTCGGCACTGGAGGAATGCGCGGGGAGATTGGTGCTGGTACGAACCGAATGAATGTGTACACGGTTCGTAAAGCATCTGCAGGTCTTGCTGCGTATATTGCGAAACATGGAGAGGATGCAAAAAGAAGAGGCGTCGCCATTGCATATGATTCACGCCATAAATCGCCTGAATTTGCGATGGAAGCAGCCAAAACACTTGCCTCGCAGGGCATCCAAACATACGTATTTGACGAACTGCGTCCAACACCTGAGCTTTCCTTTGCTGTTCGAGAGCTGAATGCATTTGCTGGGATTGTCGTAACAGCAAGTCATAATCCACCAGAATATAATGGCTATAAAGTATATGGAGAAGACGGCGGACAGCTGCCGCCACTTCAAGCAGATCAAGTCATTCAAGAAGTAGATGCAATAGAAAATGAACTGTCGATTTCGGTTGATTCAGAAGAAACGTTAAAACAACAAGGGCTGATCAACATGATCGGAGCAGAAATCGATCATGCTTATATTGAAAAATTAAAAACCATCAGTGTGCACCCTGAGCTGGCAGATGAGGTCGATGTCAAAGTCGTTTTCACACCACTTCATGGTACGGCCAACCAGCCTGTCCGAAAAGGGCTTCAAGTTTTAGGCTATCAGCACGTAACCGTTGTGCCTGAACAGGAAAGACCAGATCCGCAATTTTCAACAGTGACATCGCCAAACCCAGAGGAGCATGCAGCATTTGAGTATGCCATCAAGCTTGGCGAAAAGCAGAATGCCGATATCCTCATTGCAACAGACCCAGATGCGGATAGGTTAGGTATTGCGGTCAGAGATCATGATGGAGAGTTTACCGTCTTAACAGGCAACCAAACAGGAGCCCTATTGCTCCATTATTTATTGTCTGAAAAACAAAAGCTTGGTCAGCTGCCGCCTCGTCCCGTTGTGATGAAAACGATTGTCACAAGTGAGCTTGGGCGTGCTGTTGCTTCAGCATTTGGTGCCCATACGATTGACACGCTTACTGGTTTTAAATTTATCGGTGAAAAAATCAAGCAATTCGAAGAGAGCGGAGAATACACGTTTCAATTCGGGTACGAAGAAAGCTATGGCTATTTGATCGGTGACTTTGCCCGAGATAAAGATGCGGTGCAAGCAGCGCTGTTAGCTGTCGAAGTCGCTGCTTTCTATAAAAAACAAGGCAAGTCCTTGTACGATGCGCTAGTTGATATTTTCAAGGAGTTTGGATTTTACCGAGAAGGGTTAAAGTCGTTAACCTTAAAAGGAAAAGAAGGAGCAGAGCAAATTTCAGCGATCCTTCATACCTTTAGAACAAATCCGCCAGCTGCTATCGCGGGTCAGCGCATCACTGTCATCGAGGATTACCAATCAAGTCAAAGATATCTGATTGCCGAAAAGAAAGAAGAAACCATTC
Encoded proteins:
- a CDS encoding aspartate aminotransferase family protein is translated as MKIHEQAQNLQAKDDQLIWHHMKGTNKENESMVIHEAEGAWVTDIHGNRYLDGMSGLWCVNAGYGRKELAEAAYKQLKTMPYYPLTQSHVPAIQLAEKLNEWLGGDYVIFFSNSGSEANEAAFKMAKQYHTQKGESTRTKFISRYRSYHGNTAAALAATGQAQRKYKYEPLGQGFIHVAPPDVYRHPEDQENLASAMAIDQAMTWELSETIAGVIMEPIITGGGILMPPKGYLKKVKDICEAHGALLIVDEVICGFGRTGKRFGFMHEEVKPDIITMAKGITSGYLPLSATCVKREIYEAYAGEDTYDRLRHVNTFGGHPASCAVALANLEIMENEQLVERSDALGRDMLERLQELKEHPFVGDVRGKGLLFGIELVQDQQSKKPAEPHVVGQLIAECKKRGLIIGKNGDTVAGYNNVAQLAPPLNITDDDASFIINTLKESMAQL
- a CDS encoding glycerol-3-phosphate responsive antiterminator; translated protein: MSFHDQPILPAVRNMKQFEEFLKSPFTYGVLLDVHLGRLKGIMNEANAHHKKMFVHVDLIHGIKHDEYGTEFICQEMKPAGIISTRSSVIVKAKQKKVYAIQRMFLLDTSAMEKSMEFVGKHRPDFIEVLPGVVPDLITEVRERTGIPIFAGGFIRTKEDVERALEAGATAVTTSNTTLWKAFQK
- a CDS encoding MIP/aquaporin family protein, producing the protein MTPFWGEVVGTMLLIIFGGGVCAAVNLKKSLAYQSGWIVIAFGWGFAVAIAAYATGGISGAHLNPALTIGLALEGSFPWADVPMYIVGQMLGALIGATIVFLHYLPHWKATDDPGAKLGVFSTGPAIPHTFANVLSEVIGTFVLVLGILAIGANKFADGVNPLIVGFLIVAIGLSLGGTTGYAINPARDLGPRIAHAILPIPGKGPSNWKYAWVPVVGPILGGAFGGVFYNAAFKANVTPAFWIVSVILVVVLLGLYITTKNQTNAVNESM
- the glpK gene encoding glycerol kinase GlpK, producing MTKEKYILALDQGTTSTRAILFDQEGKIAHTTQKEFNQYFPNPGWVEHNANEIWSSVLSVISTALIESGIEADQIAGIGITNQRETAVVWDKHTGAPIYNAIVWQSRQTSGICEELKEQGHNETFRNKTGLLIDAYFSGTKVKWILDNVEGAREKAENGDLLFGTIDTWLIWKMTGGKSHVTDYSNASRTLMFNIYDLKWDEELLDILGVPASMLPEVKPSSHIYGETTDYHFFGRNIPIAGAAGDQQAALFGQACFEEGMAKNTYGTGCFMLMNTGEKAIKSDHGLLTTIAWGIDGKVEYALEGSIFVAGSAIQWLRDGLRMFKDSKDSEAYAERVESTDGVYVVPAFVGLGTPYWDSDVRGAVFGLTRGTSKEHFVRATLESLAYQTKDVLDAMEKDSNISLKTLRVDGGAVKNDFLMGFQSDLLDVPVERPEINETTALGAAYLAGIAVGFWNDRSDIAKQWNLDKRFEPKMEEGSRDSLYSGWKKAVKAAQAFK
- the glpD gene encoding glycerol-3-phosphate dehydrogenase; its protein translation is MTFSSLEREQMLQEMTKKPYDVFIIGGGITGAGTALDAASRGMRVGLAEMQDFAAGTSSRSTKLVHGGLRYLKQFEVKMVAEVGKERAIVYENGPHVTTPEWMLLPMHKGGTFGKFSTSIGLRVYDFLAGVKHNERRSMLSAKETLAKEPLVKKDGLKGGGYYVEYRTDDARLTIEVMKEAVKFGAEAVNYAKVKEFIYDKGKVVGVVIEDVMTQKTYDVYAKKIVNATGPWVDQLRGKDHSKEGKHLQHTKGIHLVFDQSVFPLKQAIYFDTPDKRMVFAIPREGKTYVGTTDTVYKKQLEHPRMTKADRDYVINAIQYMFPDLNITEKDVESNWAGLRPLIHEEGKDPSEISRKDEVWTSSSGLITIAGGKLTGYRKMAEHIVNLVRDGLKEETGKDFGPCKTKHMPISGGHVGGSKNMASFVQAKTAEGASVGLTEPIAQKLAEKYGSNVSSLFKRVEQLQGEADKRNIPAYVLAELVYAIEEELAVTPVDFFLRRTGSLLFNINWAKKYAQPVADYMAERFGWDEAVKQKHQTELDQLFHEAVVPLDAE
- a CDS encoding phospho-sugar mutase, coding for MSWKTNYERWINEKHLDTELREWLEAHQDNQQALEDCFYKNLEFGTGGMRGEIGAGTNRMNVYTVRKASAGLAAYIAKHGEDAKRRGVAIAYDSRHKSPEFAMEAAKTLASQGIQTYVFDELRPTPELSFAVRELNAFAGIVVTASHNPPEYNGYKVYGEDGGQLPPLQADQVIQEVDAIENELSISVDSEETLKQQGLINMIGAEIDHAYIEKLKTISVHPELADEVDVKVVFTPLHGTANQPVRKGLQVLGYQHVTVVPEQERPDPQFSTVTSPNPEEHAAFEYAIKLGEKQNADILIATDPDADRLGIAVRDHDGEFTVLTGNQTGALLLHYLLSEKQKLGQLPPRPVVMKTIVTSELGRAVASAFGAHTIDTLTGFKFIGEKIKQFEESGEYTFQFGYEESYGYLIGDFARDKDAVQAALLAVEVAAFYKKQGKSLYDALVDIFKEFGFYREGLKSLTLKGKEGAEQISAILHTFRTNPPAAIAGQRITVIEDYQSSQRYLIAEKKEETIHLPASNVLKYFLEDGSWFCLRPSGTEPKVKFYIAVKGTSLTDSEEKLKHLSEEVMKVVYEIVEETAK